GAAGGCGAAGCACCGGATCCCTATCCCAAATTGTTACGCCCTGTTCCGCGCATTGGGAGTGCCCGGGCAGGACGCTCGCCGCCTAATTAGGCAGCGAGAGCGTAATCGGTGTTATCCGCAGTTACGTTGTTTTTTACCGGATTAACGAGTCGGCAAAGCGCTCGGCGTGCAGCTCCTGCTTCATGACCCTCGTCGAACCCATATCGCCCCCAAGGCGATGAAGTCGTCGAAATCGTCGAAGCGCCGCGAATATAGGTCCGATACGGCGGAGCGGCAACCCGAAATGTCCGCACAATCGCACACCGCACCGATCCGGCCCGCAGTTGAATCCGATCTCCTCCTCCATCAACCACCGTCAATGCTCCGCTTCTCCGCGCTCAGCGCCCTACTCGTCTGCGCACTCGCATCCTCTGCGCTCGCCCAACCTGCCCCATGTGGCGGCCCGTTCGATGCCTGGCTCGCAGCGTTTCGCGAGGAAGCGCTCGCGCAAGGCATCACCAGCCAGACGCTCGCGCACGCCGCTCCACTGATGAAGATCGATCCCGCGGTGCTGCGAGCCGACCGCGGCCAGCACGTCTTCGCGCAGAGCTTCGTCGAGTTCGCCGGACGCATGGCCGAAGGCTACCGCATCGCACAGGGCAAGGATCGCATCGAGAAGAACGCTGCCACCTTCTCGCGCATCGATCGCGATTTCGGCGTGCCGGCGCCCGTGATCGTCGCGTTCTGGGCGCTCGAGACCGACTTCGGCTCGAACATGGGCGACGTCCCGACGATTCGCGCACTCACCACTCTCGCGCACGATTGCCGCCGCCCCGCGCTTTTCCGCGAGCAGCTGCTGGCCGCGCTGCGCCTGCTGCAGGGCGGGGACCTCACGCTCGATCAGATGAAAGGTCCGTTCGCGGGCGAGCTCGGCCAGCTTCAATTCCTGCCGACGCACTACTTCGACTACGCGGTCGACTACGACGGCGACGGTCATCGCAATCTCATCCGCAGCACGCCCGATGCGCTGGCATCGGCTGCGAACTATGCGGCCAAGCTCGGCTGGCGCCGCGGCGAGCCGTGGCTCGACGAAGTGCGCGTGCCGGCCGAGCTTCCGTGGGAAGAAAGCGGGCTCGACATCGAACATCCGCGCTCGCAGTGGGCGCGCTGGGGAGTTTCGCGCGCCGACGGAAGCGCGCTTGCGAGCGACGATCTGCCGGCATCCCTTCTGCTGCCGATGG
The window above is part of the Candidatus Limnocylindrales bacterium genome. Proteins encoded here:
- a CDS encoding lytic murein transglycosylase; translated protein: MLRFSALSALLVCALASSALAQPAPCGGPFDAWLAAFREEALAQGITSQTLAHAAPLMKIDPAVLRADRGQHVFAQSFVEFAGRMAEGYRIAQGKDRIEKNAATFSRIDRDFGVPAPVIVAFWALETDFGSNMGDVPTIRALTTLAHDCRRPALFREQLLAALRLLQGGDLTLDQMKGPFAGELGQLQFLPTHYFDYAVDYDGDGHRNLIRSTPDALASAANYAAKLGWRRGEPWLDEVRVPAELPWEESGLDIEHPRSQWARWGVSRADGSALASDDLPASLLLPMGRHGPAFLAYANFQRVYLKWNQSLVYATTAAYLATRIDGQPKMHVAGKIPSLSLEETKALQTELAKRGYEIGKIDGVLGLQTRSAVRDAQKKLGLPADAYPTADLLRRLRAGAG